The Methanolacinia petrolearia DSM 11571 genome has a segment encoding these proteins:
- a CDS encoding nitrogenase component 1 — protein sequence MHERCISPVWPCAMVGAASCMAGIRDLGVIIHGSAGCYNYAEMAIPDLLNCTYLIEDEIVFGTEARLRETTGALSQIYDRIAVINTCVPSITGEDLEHFLEDYNAIVIDLPGFSGDFDTGYQKALETLEIIPDSEREGVNISGICSTDPFSGGNLAEAVRLFHLAGIKSAAVYCRDTFESIRSPAEHDISVNPDYDPRTVTSPGSILGIEELTKAFCALQNFFPESNVDPVISEAEEAEERIVKACDKYLRKNDPPRTAVFSTRSYAEFAVKSMVKYLDAEIVFTGLRNSEEFSIPDIPSGKAVDIRMIKEKISAEEPDLILGSSFENAVSPKTPFVGITFPQRSRVVLHNKPVAGTEGALVFIGDVLNSLR from the coding sequence ATGCATGAAAGGTGCATAAGCCCTGTCTGGCCCTGCGCAATGGTCGGGGCCGCATCCTGCATGGCGGGAATACGGGATCTCGGGGTCATCATTCACGGCTCTGCGGGCTGCTATAACTACGCGGAGATGGCAATACCGGATCTCCTGAACTGTACGTATCTCATAGAAGATGAGATCGTCTTTGGCACTGAGGCAAGGCTCAGGGAGACGACAGGTGCCTTATCACAGATTTATGACAGGATTGCTGTCATCAATACATGCGTCCCCTCGATCACGGGAGAAGATCTCGAACATTTCCTTGAAGACTACAATGCGATTGTCATAGATCTTCCCGGATTTTCAGGGGACTTTGACACCGGCTATCAAAAAGCTCTTGAAACTCTGGAAATAATCCCGGATTCAGAAAGGGAAGGTGTGAATATATCCGGAATATGCTCAACAGATCCGTTTTCAGGAGGGAACCTGGCGGAGGCTGTAAGGCTCTTTCACCTCGCAGGGATCAAATCTGCGGCAGTATACTGCCGTGACACCTTCGAATCGATCAGGTCGCCGGCAGAACACGATATATCGGTAAACCCCGATTATGATCCCCGGACAGTTACCTCTCCCGGATCCATTCTCGGCATAGAGGAACTGACAAAAGCATTTTGCGCACTCCAAAATTTCTTTCCGGAATCCAATGTCGATCCAGTTATTTCGGAGGCCGAAGAGGCCGAAGAGAGAATTGTTAAAGCATGCGACAAATACCTGAGAAAAAACGACCCCCCGCGGACTGCAGTCTTCTCGACGAGGTCGTACGCTGAATTCGCCGTAAAGTCGATGGTGAAATATCTCGACGCCGAGATCGTATTTACAGGGCTGCGAAACTCCGAAGAATTTTCGATCCCGGATATTCCTTCGGGAAAAGCGGTCGATATCAGGATGATTAAAGAAAAAATATCAGCCGAGGAGCCGGATCTCATTCTCGGTTCTTCTTTTGAAAATGCAGTTTCTCCCAAAACTCCCTTTGTCGGTATTACATTCCCGCAGAGAAGCAGAGTTGTGCTTCATAACAAACCCGTTGCAGGAACGGAAGGAGCGCTTGTCTTTATCGGCGATGTGCTCAATTCTTTGAGATGA
- a CDS encoding NifB/NifX family molybdenum-iron cluster-binding protein, producing the protein MEKVAIAGKNDGSLYDDISENFGRCSAFCIAEIESGRIVSASSVRNSSADFPGSAGTMAAGQVLNMGVSAVVAGRFGPGSTLVLHRSGIRQYEIRDMAIRDGLDLLLEGQVECLDCSEILENMILQNSFRKGNRMNWTNLKRGEEHYICPDCGCMMPKKITGEEEEMVCPNCGNKMN; encoded by the coding sequence ATGGAAAAGGTTGCAATTGCTGGTAAAAATGACGGAAGTCTCTATGATGACATATCTGAAAATTTCGGGAGATGCTCTGCGTTTTGTATCGCAGAAATAGAATCGGGCAGGATTGTATCTGCTTCAAGCGTCAGAAATTCTTCAGCGGATTTTCCAGGAAGTGCAGGAACGATGGCTGCCGGCCAGGTGCTGAATATGGGAGTTTCTGCAGTTGTTGCAGGAAGATTCGGACCGGGATCCACGCTTGTTCTGCACAGGTCCGGTATCAGGCAGTACGAAATAAGAGATATGGCTATACGGGACGGTTTGGATCTCCTCCTTGAAGGCCAGGTTGAATGCCTTGATTGTTCTGAGATTCTTGAAAACATGATCCTGCAGAACAGTTTCAGAAAGGGAAACAGGATGAACTGGACGAACCTTAAGCGGGGGGAAGAGCATTATATCTGCCCTGACTGCGGGTGCATGATGCCCAAAAAAATTACCGGCGAAGAAGAAGAGATGGTCTGTCCAAACTGCGGCAACAAAATGAATTGA
- a CDS encoding adenylate kinase family protein, which translates to MMTCISGIPGTGKSSVSAVLKRMGHDVVLQNDTTGNYFICDDPDRDAAVIDEDLWASEFRPVNGIVEGHLTHLLECDRLVILRCRPDVLKERLVLRGYSPEKVHENVEAEALDTILIEALENHKEDIILELDTTERTPEEIATEIDDFIHGRRGANFGNTDWSEYLGTMI; encoded by the coding sequence ATGATGACCTGCATATCCGGGATTCCAGGCACGGGAAAATCTTCGGTATCGGCAGTTCTTAAGAGGATGGGGCATGATGTCGTTCTCCAGAACGATACAACCGGGAATTATTTCATCTGCGACGATCCCGATAGGGATGCTGCGGTCATAGATGAAGACCTGTGGGCCTCTGAGTTCAGGCCTGTCAACGGGATAGTCGAAGGCCACCTCACCCACCTACTCGAATGCGACCGGCTGGTGATTCTCAGGTGCAGGCCGGATGTTCTTAAGGAAAGGCTGGTTCTTCGCGGCTATTCTCCCGAAAAGGTTCATGAAAACGTCGAAGCCGAAGCCCTGGATACGATCCTGATCGAAGCACTTGAAAACCATAAAGAAGATATAATACTCGAATTAGATACAACTGAAAGGACTCCTGAAGAGATTGCGACAGAAATCGATGATTTCATACACGGCAGACGGGGGGCGAATTTCGGCAATACGGACTGGTCGGAATACCTGGGAACGATGATATGA
- a CDS encoding CDP-alcohol phosphatidyltransferase family protein yields the protein MTLDSYRNSVSWIVKPTARAMVRLRFTPDSCTIIAFIAAVAAGYFYYKSDIVIGTIFVFLNAFFDAIDGSIARELNTASPRGDFLDHVLDRYADIVIICGIFAGDLCPWPIGVFALTGVLMSSYLGTQAQAVGAGRFYGGILGRADRLVLLIAGGVIAVIYPLDFAGLGIFGWLMVLFGTLGHFTAIQRFVHVWKSLNNN from the coding sequence ATGACTCTTGACAGCTACAGAAATAGTGTTTCGTGGATCGTAAAACCTACGGCGCGTGCAATGGTCAGGCTGAGATTTACGCCGGACAGCTGCACTATAATCGCATTTATTGCAGCTGTAGCGGCCGGATATTTTTATTATAAATCCGATATAGTCATCGGAACAATTTTTGTATTTCTCAACGCCTTTTTTGATGCAATCGACGGTTCCATTGCCCGGGAACTGAACACTGCCTCGCCGCGGGGGGATTTCCTCGATCATGTCCTCGACCGTTATGCCGATATAGTAATCATCTGCGGAATATTTGCAGGAGATCTGTGTCCATGGCCGATTGGTGTCTTTGCACTGACAGGCGTACTGATGTCTTCATATCTTGGGACACAGGCCCAGGCGGTGGGTGCCGGAAGATTCTATGGGGGAATCCTCGGGAGGGCGGACAGGCTTGTCCTGCTGATCGCAGGCGGAGTAATCGCGGTCATTTATCCCCTGGATTTTGCAGGCCTCGGTATATTCGGGTGGCTGATGGTATTATTCGGGACCTTGGGTCATTTCACTGCAATCCAGAGATTTGTTCATGTCTGGAAGAGCCTGAATAACAATTGA